The stretch of DNA GCGATTTCGGCGTCGACTTCGCACAGGGCTACTTCCTCGGCCGGCCGGAGGCGTTCCCGAAGCCGCCGTCGGGCTGAACCCCCTTCGTAGCGGGACGTGGCTTCCTGCGCGAGACCGTCCGAAGTTGAAAACGCGAGTTCACCCGCAAACCCCTCGGCATCGAGTTACGGGAGTGAACCCGCTCTGCACGGGTGCTAGTCTGAGTAGCACAATGATTCGCGTGCGCATCGACCGTGCCGACCCCGCGCTTCTCCACGATCAGGTCGCGGGCGACATCCGGCGCGCGATCGCGGAGGGGGAGGCGGCCGCGGGAGAGAGGCTCCCGCCCGCCCGCGACCTCGCGGCGGTGCTCGGCGTGAACACCAACACCGTGCTCCGGGCGCTGCGGATGCTGCGGGAAGAAGGCGTCCTCGAGTTCCAACGCGGGCGCGGCATCACCGTCGCCGGTCGAGCGCAGGAGAAGAGCGTGGTGCTCGCGAAGGCCCGCGAGCTCGTGCAGCTCGCCCGCCTCCAGGGCTACCGCCGCGAGGAGCTGATCCGCCTCATCGAGGGTCTCGCGTAGGCGGCCGGGGCACCCGCCGCGGCGCCGGCGTCGCCCGCGGGACCGCTCCTCAGAGCTGCGAGGTCGACCAGTTCACGTTCTTGAACGAGACCGCGGGCTTGCCCACGTCGAGCTGGATGTCGACGTGCGATCCGAGGGTCACCGAACGGGGGTTGCCGCGGTAACTGCGGCCGTTCACGTAGGTCGTCACCGTGCCGCGCGCCGCGCCGACCCCGTCGGGGGAGAGCGACTGGCGCCAGATGTCGAAGAACTCGCCGAGGGTGTAGGTGCGCGCGCCCGGCGACTCGATGTGGATCACGCCGTCCTGGGTGTGCACGTGCAGCCAGTAGTAGCAGGTGGTGGCGCCGTAGAAGGGGCCGTAGGCGGTCTGCTCGCCGACCGGGACGACGAGGCCGACGCCCGGCGGGAGGGGGCGCAGCGACCCGTCCACGTAGATCGCGAGGTGCGTGTGCACGTGGTAGGCGACCTGCTCGTGCGCGTCACAGGCGATCCCGTCGACGGTCTTACCCTGTGCCGCCGTCGAGGCCGGCGCGAGCACCTTGCCGATCTCGAGGGGGATGCCCTCCGGCCCCATCGGCGCCGCCGAGGCGGCGCGCGCCACCCCGGCGAAGGTGAACGGGGCGAGCAAGAGCAGCAGCAGTGCGGCGAGGCGGCGCATCGCCTCACCCTAGGGGGGCGCGTCCCCGCCCCCGTCGCCGCGCCGGGTGGTCGGGGGTGGGTCGTCGTCGCGCCGCGGCGGCTCAGCGGTGCGGCGCCCGCTCGCTCTCGCGCAGCAGCGCTTCGGGAGTCGGCGGGGGCACGGTCTGGTCGACGATCCGCCCGTCACGGATGAAGACCACCCGATCGGCCCACGAGGCGAGCTGCGCGTCGTGGGTGACGACGACCGCGGCGACCCCCTGCTTGCAGGCGCCGAGCACCATCCGCATCACCGCCTCGCCGTTCGTCGAGTCGAGCGCCCCGGAGGGCTCGTCGGCGAGCAGCAGGCTGCGCTCCCCGACGATCGCGCGCGCGATGGAGACGCGTTGGCGCTCGCCGCCCGAGAGCTGGTCGGGGTAGTGCGTCGCGCGGTCGGCGAGGCCGAGCTCCTCGAGCACCTCCATCCCGGTCGCGTGGGCCTTCTTCGCGGCGACGCCGTCGAGCTCGAGGGGGAGCGAGACGTTCTCGACGGCGGTGAGCCCGGCGAGCAGGTTGAAGTCCTGGAAGACGTAGCCAATGGTGCGCCGCCGCAGACGGGCCTGCGCGTTGCGGGACATCGCCTGCACCGAGGCACCCTCGATCAGCACCTCCCCCGCCGAGGGGTCCTCGAGGCTGCCGGCGATGGTGAGCAGCGTCGACTTGCCCGAGCCGCTCGGGCCCATCACCGCGACGAGGTCACCGCGCTCGACCCAGAGGTCGACGTCGCGCAGCGCGTGCACCTCGGCGGCGCCCTCCCCGTAGGACTTGGAGACGCCCCGCAGCTCGAGGTAGCTCACCGCCGCACGACCAGCCGCCGCGAGAGGCGCGGCAGCGGCGAGGGACGGGGCGGCTCGAGGGCGGCCCGCTTCAGGCGGCCGTCGGCGGTGTCGAGCCAGCGCACGACCGAGTCCAGCCGGAAGAGCTCCGCGTCGACGACGAGGGCGAAGGAGAGGTCGAACTCGGCCTCGTCCTCCTTCAGGCGCGTCCACTGCTGCATCAGCTCGACGAGGTAACGGCGATGGACCTGGATCACGTCGTGCACCGAGACGCCCGGCACGCGCAGCGCGGAGAGCACCTTGATCACGAGCTCGTCGCGCGGCGGGGAGGTCATGTCGGGCGGGGTGTTCAGCCACGAGGAGAGCTCGACCGAGCCGGCTTCGGTGATCCGGAAGCCCTTCTGCGGCCCCTCCGTCTCGGCCTCGTCGGACTCGACGAGGCCGTCGCGCTCGAGGCGCTGGAGCGTCGTGTACACCTGGCCGATGTTGAGCGGCCACACCTCGCCGGTGTTGGACTCGAACTCCTTCTGGAGCTGCAGGCCGTACTTCGGGCCCTCGCTCAGCAGGGCGAGGATCGCGTGGCGGACGCTCACTGCGTGGCCGAGTCGTTGAACATACGCAGTATGGTACAAGGACTCGCGGCCGGGTCAAGCCCTGTCCCCCACTGCCTGCGCCGTCGAGCGAGAATGGGATGGTGCAGCGCCGGACCACCGCCCTCACCGCCCTCGCCTCCCTCGCCGCCCTCGCGGGGGCGCTCCTCGTCGCTCCCCGCGGCGCCGGCGCGGCGCCGCTCTTCCCGCTGCCGGTGACCGCCGTGCAGCCCGAGCCCTGCCCGCCCCCCTACCACCCGCCGGGCCCCCCTCCCCCGCCCCTCGCCGCCCCCGCCGTGGCCGAGGCGGCGATCCCCCTCGCCGCGGCACCGGCGCGGCGGCACGTGAACCTCGCGGCGATCTCCGGGAAGGGGATCTGGGTGACCCCCTTCCCCGGCGCCCCCGCCAACGTCGCGGCCGTCGTCGCCGCGGCGCGCGCCGCGGGCCTGCAGCAGATCTGGATCCGCACCGGGAGCACCCACGACGGCTACTACGGCGCGCCGACGCTCGCGCGCCTCCTCCCCGCGGCGCACGCGCTCGGGATCGACGTCATCGCCTGGGACTTCCCGACGCTCTCCAACCCCGCGGCCGACGCGGCGCGCGCCGCGGCGACGCTCGCGAGCGGGATCGACGGCTTCAGCGCGGACATCGAGGAGCACCCCGAGGGGACCTACGACACGGCCCGGCGGGTCACCGACTACCTCTCGCTCGTCCGCCGGGCGGCGGGCCACCGCCCCGTCGTGGCGACCGTTCCCCGCCCCCTGTCGGTCTCGCTCACCGGCTTCCCCTACGCCGCCGCGGCCCCCTACGTCGACGCCTTCGCCCCGATGATCTACTGGTCCTGCAACGAGCCCGGCGTCGTCACCGAGCTCGCGCTGCGCGCCCTCAACCGCCTCGGGAGGGTCGCCCCGATCGGCCAGGACTACAACATGGCCGACGAAGGCGGCCGCGTCGGCCTCCCGAGCGAGCGGGAGATCTGGCGCTTCCTCGACGTCGCACGGCGCGGCGGCGCGATCGGCGCCAGCCTCTATGACCTCGAGTCCGGCGGCGCGACCGACCTCGCGGCCCTCGCCGCCTACCCCTGGACGAGGCGCTGAGGCCGGGCGGGTTCAGGCCGGGCGGGTTCAGGCCAGGCGCGTTCAGGCCAGGCGCGTTCAGGCCAGGCGCGTTTAGGCCATGCGCACCAGCTCGACCGAGACGTCGAGCGACTCGAGCGCACCGCCCTGGTACACGCCGCGGAAGGGCGCCACGTCGGCGTAGTCCCGGCCGCGGGCGACGGTCACGTGGCGATCGCCGACGGCCTCGCCGTGGGTGGGGTCGATCGGCAGCCAGTCGCCGAGCCAGCACTCGATCCAGGCGTGTCCCGCCCCCGCGACCGTCGTCCCGATCTCGGCCTCGCGCGAGGGGTGCAGGTAGCCCGAGACGTAGCGCGCGGGGATCCCGAGGGAGCGCAGCAGCACGAGGCCGATGTGCGCGAAGTCCTGACAGACGCCGCGCCGGGCGTGCCAGGCCTCGAGCGCCGAGGTGGAGACGGCGGTGGCGCCGAGCTCGTAGGTCATCTCGGCGCGGATCCACCCGCTCGCGCCCTCGACGGCCTCGCTCGGCGAGGCGGCGACGCGAAAGCCCTTGGCGACCGCGAGGAGCTCGTCGTCGCCGGTCGTGAAGGGCGTCGGGCGGAGGTACTCGATGAAGCGCTCCCCCTCGGCGAGGGAGGCGAGGCCCTCCCAGGTGAGCGCGGCGGGAAGGGGCCGCGCCGAGGCGGTCTCGACGGTCGAGGTGCCGATCACCACCAGCTGGTCGTGCGGCTCGGGGATGTCGAAGGCGACGACGGCGCTCCCGAAGTAGTCCCGGTAGTGGTAGAGCGCGGTCTGCGGGTGGACCGCCACCGCCGACTCGAGGACGCGCTGGCCGTCGCGCTCCTGGGGGGTGATGCGGGCCTCGTTGTAGGAGGCGACGACCGGCGCCCCGTAGCGGTAGGTCGAGGTGTGCCGGGTCGCGATCCGCCAGCTCATCGCGCCGCCTCGGCCTCGCTGGAGGGGGCGCTGCCGGTCCGCCAGGCGAGGGTCGAGTCGCGCTGGAAGTAGCTCGTCGCGATCGCGTGGCTCGCCGCCGCGCAGGCCGCCTGCACCTCGGCGAGGTGGCGCGGCACCTGCTCGAGGATCTCCTCCGCGGTGTGGTAGCCGAGCGCGGTGCGGGCGCGACCGACGATGCGCGCCGCCTCGTCGCCCGGGCCAGCGCGGCTCGGCTGCTGCTCGAGCGCGAGGAGGCAGTGCTCGGCGGTCGCGAGCGCGTAGTAGATGCTGCGCGGGAAGTTGCGGTCGAGGATCAGGAACTCGAGGGTGTTCGCCGCGCTCATCGCCCCGCGGTAGGTGCGCAGGCAGGCCTCGTAGGCCGAGCAGGCGCGCAGCGTCGTCGGCCAGTCGGGCTCCCCGCGCGGGTCGTCGAGGCGGGCGGCGAGGAGGCGGGCGGTCATGTCGGCGCGCTCGATGCTGCGGCCGAGGACGAGGAACTGCCAGCCGTCGTCGCGGTACATCGTCGCGTCGGCGAGTCCGGCGGCGATCGCCACCCGCTCGCGGACGAACAGCGAGAAGCGGAAGAACTCGTGCGGGCCGATCTGCTCGCCGGTCGCGATGCGCGCGTCGAGGGCGACGATCGTTCCGTTGAGGCACTCCCAGAACTCCGAGGAGAGCGACTCGCGGATCCCCCGCGCGTTCTCGCGCGCGCCGCGCAGCGAGCAGGCGATCGAGCTCTGCTGACGGGGCGAGAGCGCGAGCAGCGCCGTCACCCGGCCGAGCTCGAGCGCCCCCTCGGGCTCGGGGACCCCCATCACCTGCAGCAGCGTCGCCGAGACCGCGGCCTCGTCGAGCGTGGCGTCCTCGAGGTGCTGGTGGATCTGCACATCGAGCAGGCGCGCCGTGTCCTCGGCCCGCTCGAGGTAGCGGCCGATCCAAAAGAGCGACTCCGCGATGCGGCTCAGCACGGCGGCTGCTGTTGCTGCTGTTGTTGCTGCTGGGTGCCGCCGAAGCCGGGGCCCTGCTCCGGCTCGGGAGCGGCCGCGAGGGCGCCCGCCGCCGGCAGCGGCGAGGGGCGGGCCGGGACCTCGACGATCGCCGCGGGGCGCGCCGGCGCGAGCACCCAGGTGTCCTTCGAGCCGCCCCCCTGGCTCGAGTTCACGACGCTCGAGCCCTCCCGGAGCGCGACGCGGGTGAGGCCTCCGGGCGCGACCCACACCGAGGTGCCGTCGTTCACCGCGAAGGGGCGGAGGTCGACGTGGCGGGCGACGAGGCCGCTCCCCGCCTTGGTCGGGACGGTCGACAGGTCGACGAACTCCTGGGCGATGAAGTCCCGTGGCGCGGCCGTGATCGCCGCCGCCGCGGCGGCGAGCTCCTCGTCCCCCGCGGTCGGCCCGACGACGAGGCCGTAGCCGCCGGAACCGTCGACGGGCTTCACCACCAGGCGGTCGAGGCGGCCGAGGGCGTGCGCCAGCTGGTCGGGGTCCTCGAGGCGGTAGGTGTCGACGTTGGCGAGGATCGGCTCCTGCCCGAGGTAGTAGGAGATGAGCTCGGGGACGTAGGTGTAGAGGAGCTTGTCGTCGGCGACGCCGTTGCCGATCGCGTTGGCGACCGTCACGTTGCCGGCGCGGGCGGCGTTCACCACGCCGGCGCAGCCGACGAGCGACTCCGGGCGGAAGTGCACCGGGTCGAGGTAGTCGTCGTCGACGCGGCGGTAGATGACGTCGACGCGCCGCTCCCCCGCCGTCATCCGCATGTAGACGACGTTGTGGCGGACGACGAGGTCGCGCCCCTCGACGAGCTCCACGCCCATCTGGCGGGCGAGGAAGGAGTGCTCGAAGTACGCCGAGTTGTGCACCCCCGGCGTGAGCACGACCACCGTCGGGTCGGCGCCCGCGCCGAGCGGGGCGGCGGCGCGCAGCGCCGTGAGCAGCCGTTGGGGGTAGTTGGCGACGGGGCGGATGCGGTGGCTGGCGAAGAGCTCGGGGAAGATGCGCGCCATCGTGCGGCGGTTCTCGACGACGTAGGAGCTCCCCGAGGGGACGCGCACGTTGTCCTCGAGGACCCGGAAGGCGCCCTCGCGGTCGCGCACGAGGTCGATCCCCGCGACGTGGATCCGCACGTGGTTCGGGGGCTCGACCCCGGCGCTCGCGCGCTGGTAGTGGCGCGAGGTGAGGACGAGGCGTCGGGGTACGACGCCGTCGGAGAAGACCTCGCCGGCGCCGTAGACGTCGCGCAGGAACAGCTCGAGCGCCCGCACCCGCTGCGCCACCCCGGCCTCGATCGTGGCCCACTCCTCGGCGTCGATGAGGCGCGGCACCGGGTCGAGCGGGAAGGGGAGCTCCTCCCCGGAGTGGGCGAAGGTCACCCCGCGGTCGCGCAGCGACCGGTCCCGCTCCGCGCAGCGCTCCTCGAACTCCTCGGGGGACATCGAACGGAGCGCGTCGTAGAGGCCGAAGGAGGCCGCACGGGGCTGCCCGACGCTCTCGAACATCTCGTCCCAGGCCGCTCCGAGGGTGTAGCCCGAGAACAGATCGTCACCCACTGGCTACAACTTCTACCAAGTGAGTGTTGCCGCGGTGTTTCGGAGGGCCACTCCCCCTCGGAGCGGCCCGGTTATCCGGCGGCGAGCGCGGGGTCAAGGGCCGGGATCGTGTCGCGCGTCGCGGTCACGAAGATCGCCACCGCGAGGCCCGCGAGGGCGAGCAGGGCGGAGGAGACCATGAAGCCCGTCGTGTAGCCGTGCACCTGCGCCTTGGCCACCTCGGCGGCCGTGTGGCCGTGCGCGCTGAGGTACCCCGCCGTCGCGGTGGCGGCGATCGTGTTGAGGAGCGCGGTGCCGAGCGAGCCGCCGACCTGCTGGGTCGCGTTCAGCGTCGCCGAGGCGACGCCGGCGTCATGGTGCGAGACCCCGATGAGGGCGGTGCTGCTCATCGGGACGAAGATGAAGCCGAAGCCGAGGCTCATCACGATCTCCGAGGGCAGCACGTGCGAGACGTAGCTCGTGTGCACGCCGATCCGGGTGAGCCACAGCAGCCCGACGACCGCCGCCGCGAAGCCGCCGACCATCGGCGCGCGGGCGCCGATGCGCGGCAGCACCTTGCTCGCGATGCCCGCCGCCACGATGATCCCGCCCGAGAACGGCAGGAAGGCGAAGCCGGCCTTCAGCGCGCTGTAGTGGAGCGTGATCTGCAGGTAGAAGGTGAGGAAGAGGAACATCCCGAACATCGCCACGCCGGCGAGGAACGAGGCGAGGAAGGAGCCGCCTCGGTTGCGGTCGAGGAGGACCCGCATCGGCAACAGCGGCGCCGGCGAGCGGCGCTCGATGACGACGAAGGCCGAGATGAGCACGACGGCGAGGACGAGGCAGACGACCGTGCTGCGCGCGCTCCACCCCGCCTCGCTCGCCTTGGTGAAGCCGTAGACGAGAAAGGCGAGGCCGGCGGTCGCCGAGAAGGCACCGGGGAGGTCGTAGCTCGTGTCCCCCGTCGCCCGGCTCTCGCGCACGATGCGCTGCGCCGAGATCGCGGCGAAGACCGAGATCGGCACGTTGACGAGCAGGCACCAGCGCCAGGAGGCGAACTCGGTGAGCACGCCACCGAGGATCAGGCCGATCGCCGCGCCGCCGCCGGCGATGCCGCCGTAGACGCCGAAGGCCTTTGCCCGTTCGTGGGGCTCGGTGAAGGTCACCGAGATCAACGACAGTGCCGCCGGCGCCATCAGCGCCCCGAAGGCCCCCTGCAGGGCACGGGCCGCGAAGAGCATCCCGCCGTTCTGGGCGGCTCCGCCGAAGGCCGAGGCGGCGGCGAAGCCGAGCAGGCCGACGATGAAGATCCGCTTCCGCCCGGAGTAGTCAGCGATGCGCCCCCCGAGGAGGAGCAGACCGCCGAAGGCGAGGGTGTAGGCGGTGATCACCCACTGGCGGTTGGCGGTCGAGATGTGCAGCGAGTGCTGCGCGGAGGGCAGCGCGATGTTCACGATCGTCGCGTCGAGCACCACCATCAGCTGGGCGATGGCGATGATGGCGAGCGCGAGCCAGCGCCGGGGGTCGGGCTCGGTCTCGGCGGTCGGAAGGAACGGGGCGGTCACGACGTGCTCCTCTTGCTCGGGATCTCGGGGGTGGCGGTCCTCGGCGCAGCGGTGCCTGTCACGGCGCGGCCCGAGCTTCGCGTCCGGCTGTGACGGAGCGGCGGGGGCGGCGCGCCGCGGTGGGTGAGCAGCGGGACGACGATGTCGTCGACGAGGTGCCGGCGGAAGGCGGCGTCGGGCTTGGCGCGGACGACGGTCAGCCGGTGGAGCACGACGGCGCAGCAGACCTCGCAGGCGAGCGACACGCCGCTCGCGTCGGCCACCTCCCCGCGCTCGACGGCGCGCTCCACGATCTCCCGGAGCGCCCGCTGTTTGGACTCCCACATCCGCTCGTTGAGCAGCGCCGCGATGACCTCGTCCGAGCGCGCCGCATTCATCAGACCGGCGAGGAGGCCACTGTCGACTCCGGCGGAGTGCGCGGCGCGCTCGGCATAGGCGAGGAGGTCGCCGCGCAGCGATCCGGTGTCGACCGTCGGTGCCGCGGCCGCTTGCTCACAGCCGATCGCCGCGGCGACGATCGCCGCCTTGTCGGGGAAGTGCCGGTAGATCGTCGCCTTGCTGGCCCGCGCCCGCTCCGCCACGGCGTCGATGGTCATCCGGTCGTAGCCGACCTCGAGGAGGAGCTCCAGGGCGGCGCCGAGGATCGCGCCCTCGCGGGCCTGGGCGCGCGCGCCGCTCGGCGGGGAGAGGGCGGGGTGGGTGGTGAGCGGAGGAGCGGCCACGGAGCCTCGGGGGGGATAACTGAACGGAACGGTTTCGTACAGTTTGTACGACGTCCCGCCGTTCCGCAAGAGGCGGTTGCCGGGCTTGGCCGGTCGGTGCCTCCCGCTCAGCTCCCCGACCAGGCGAACTCGGCGCCCCAGCCCACCTCGCCGTAGTACGCGCTCCAGGCACCGGCGGAGAACAGCGACCCGGCGACCTCGACCGGCGGCTCGCCGACGCGCGCGATGAGGAAGAGCTTGTCGTCCCGCACGAACAGGAGGCTCTTCGAGTCGCTCGACCACACGGGCTGCGCCGCACCCGAAGTGCCCGCGACCGCGGTCGGCCGCGAGGCGCCCGCCGCGAGCAGGTCGAGCTCGTGGGTGGCGTACCAGGAGGACACCTGGGCCTGGCCGATCATCCCCGCGGGCTCGGCCCGCGCCTCGACGAAGGCGAGCGTCGTTCGGTCCGGCGACCAGGCCGGCGAAAGGCTGAGACTGCCCGCCGGCGTCCGCAGCACCTCGCAGGCGGCGGTGGCGGCGTCGCAGAGCTCGACGTGCTTTCCCACCCAGGCGTAGCGATCGCCTCCCCCCGCGAAGGCGAAGGTCGCGGCGGGCCCGAAGGTCGGGGTGACGGCCCCCAACGCCGGCGCGAGCGGCCGAGGCGTCCCGCCGGGCGACTGCAGCTCGTAGAGCTCGCCACCGTCGGCGTAGTCACAGCAGAAGTGGTGGATCCGCAGGAGCAGGGCGCCCGAGGGGAGCTCGGCGACGACACTGACGAACGTGCCCTGCAGCCCGCCGCCGACGTCGAAATGCTGCGCGCCCCTGAACCACGCGGTGCGCGGCCCGCTCGCGGTCGCCGCGGTCTCGATCGTGACCACTCCTGCAGCGGCGCGCGGTGGGTCGACCCGCAGCGAGTCCTCGACGAAGAGGTAGCGGTCGCTCCCCGCGGCGGCGAACTCCGCGGCGGCCACGCTGCCGCCACGGCGGACGAGGCCGCCCGTGTGGCTGAGCGCGTAGGTCGTGCTGGCCCCGTTCCCGCCGGTGGTGACGAGCTCGCTGTCGGGGAGCCACCGCGCGGCGCCCGGGAGGCGGCGGGCGTGGCTACCGTCGGCCCGCGCGACAAAGGCCGCAGAGCCCGCGCCCTCGGCGAACAACAGCCATTTCCCGTCCGGCGAGAACTTCGGCGCGCTCGCCTGATGGCCGGGGCCGCTCGCATTGGTGATCTTCCCGTTCGCGCCGTCGATGACGAACAGGTCGCCGCCCGAGACGAACGCCAGTTCACCGTGCCCCCGCATCGCCGTGACGTCGGCGACGGTGAACGCGGGGGCACCGGCGACATGGCGCAGCCCACCCGCGGCGCGCGGTGTCCCACCCGAGGTCACGAGCAGCGCGCACGCGCCGGCGAGGAGGACGGCTGCGAGGAGCAGCGCCCGTCGGCGGTGGCGCTGGCGCTGGCGCGCCTCCTCGATCAGGACCTCGGTCGGCGGCTGCCCGCCGGGGGCGCGACGCGGCGGCGCGAGGAGCGTCATCGGCGGGGCCGAGAGAGAGTCACTGGCGCTACTATGGCTAGCACGATCGACCCCGTCAAGCGCGGCCTCGCGGCCCCGCTACCAGCTGCCGCGGTGGTCCGGGACGGTGTAGATGAAGGGCACCGCGAGGAGCAGCAGCGCCCCCACGACCACGTAGCCGATGGCGAGCGCGAGGCCGGCGTCGCTCACGCGGTTGAGGACGGCGGTCATCACCTCGACGGCGATGATCGAGCCGGTGTTGCGGAACATCCCCCGCGTCCCGGTGATCACTGCCACGTTCTCGGTGGCGAGCGAGAGGGTCGCGTTGTTCGTCGCCGGCATCGCCATCCCCATCCCGAGGCCGGTGATCGCGGTGGCGAGCGCGACCCAGGCGTAGGTGCCGAGGAGCTGCGGGGGCGCGGCGAGCATCCCGGAGCCGAGCGCGATCGTCACGAAGCCGACGGCCATCGGCAGGCGGTAGCCGATACGGCGGAGGAGGAACGAGGTCACCCCGGCGACGAGGATCGTCCCCACCGCCCTCGCCGTGAGCACGGTGCCGGAGCTCAGCGCGCTGAAGTGGTAGCGGTCCTCGGCGTAGAGGGGGACGAGGGCCCCGATGCCGAGGACCGCCGCGCCGTAGAGGACGTTCAGCAGGTTCATCACGAGGAACTGGCGCATCC from Acidimicrobiales bacterium encodes:
- a CDS encoding GntR family transcriptional regulator, whose protein sequence is MRIDRADPALLHDQVAGDIRRAIAEGEAAAGERLPPARDLAAVLGVNTNTVLRALRMLREEGVLEFQRGRGITVAGRAQEKSVVLAKARELVQLARLQGYRREELIRLIEGLA
- a CDS encoding ABC transporter ATP-binding protein, whose protein sequence is MSYLELRGVSKSYGEGAAEVHALRDVDLWVERGDLVAVMGPSGSGKSTLLTIAGSLEDPSAGEVLIEGASVQAMSRNAQARLRRRTIGYVFQDFNLLAGLTAVENVSLPLELDGVAAKKAHATGMEVLEELGLADRATHYPDQLSGGERQRVSIARAIVGERSLLLADEPSGALDSTNGEAVMRMVLGACKQGVAAVVVTHDAQLASWADRVVFIRDGRIVDQTVPPPTPEALLRESERAPHR
- a CDS encoding PadR family transcriptional regulator, whose protein sequence is MSVRHAILALLSEGPKYGLQLQKEFESNTGEVWPLNIGQVYTTLQRLERDGLVESDEAETEGPQKGFRITEAGSVELSSWLNTPPDMTSPPRDELVIKVLSALRVPGVSVHDVIQVHRRYLVELMQQWTRLKEDEAEFDLSFALVVDAELFRLDSVVRWLDTADGRLKRAALEPPRPSPLPRLSRRLVVRR
- a CDS encoding transglutaminase family protein, translating into MSWRIATRHTSTYRYGAPVVASYNEARITPQERDGQRVLESAVAVHPQTALYHYRDYFGSAVVAFDIPEPHDQLVVIGTSTVETASARPLPAALTWEGLASLAEGERFIEYLRPTPFTTGDDELLAVAKGFRVAASPSEAVEGASGWIRAEMTYELGATAVSTSALEAWHARRGVCQDFAHIGLVLLRSLGIPARYVSGYLHPSREAEIGTTVAGAGHAWIECWLGDWLPIDPTHGEAVGDRHVTVARGRDYADVAPFRGVYQGGALESLDVSVELVRMA
- a CDS encoding alpha-E domain-containing protein, whose protein sequence is MLSRIAESLFWIGRYLERAEDTARLLDVQIHQHLEDATLDEAAVSATLLQVMGVPEPEGALELGRVTALLALSPRQQSSIACSLRGARENARGIRESLSSEFWECLNGTIVALDARIATGEQIGPHEFFRFSLFVRERVAIAAGLADATMYRDDGWQFLVLGRSIERADMTARLLAARLDDPRGEPDWPTTLRACSAYEACLRTYRGAMSAANTLEFLILDRNFPRSIYYALATAEHCLLALEQQPSRAGPGDEAARIVGRARTALGYHTAEEILEQVPRHLAEVQAACAAASHAIATSYFQRDSTLAWRTGSAPSSEAEAAR
- a CDS encoding circularly permuted type 2 ATP-grasp protein, which encodes MGDDLFSGYTLGAAWDEMFESVGQPRAASFGLYDALRSMSPEEFEERCAERDRSLRDRGVTFAHSGEELPFPLDPVPRLIDAEEWATIEAGVAQRVRALELFLRDVYGAGEVFSDGVVPRRLVLTSRHYQRASAGVEPPNHVRIHVAGIDLVRDREGAFRVLEDNVRVPSGSSYVVENRRTMARIFPELFASHRIRPVANYPQRLLTALRAAAPLGAGADPTVVVLTPGVHNSAYFEHSFLARQMGVELVEGRDLVVRHNVVYMRMTAGERRVDVIYRRVDDDYLDPVHFRPESLVGCAGVVNAARAGNVTVANAIGNGVADDKLLYTYVPELISYYLGQEPILANVDTYRLEDPDQLAHALGRLDRLVVKPVDGSGGYGLVVGPTAGDEELAAAAAAITAAPRDFIAQEFVDLSTVPTKAGSGLVARHVDLRPFAVNDGTSVWVAPGGLTRVALREGSSVVNSSQGGGSKDTWVLAPARPAAIVEVPARPSPLPAAGALAAAPEPEQGPGFGGTQQQQQQQQQPPC
- a CDS encoding MFS transporter encodes the protein MTAPFLPTAETEPDPRRWLALAIIAIAQLMVVLDATIVNIALPSAQHSLHISTANRQWVITAYTLAFGGLLLLGGRIADYSGRKRIFIVGLLGFAAASAFGGAAQNGGMLFAARALQGAFGALMAPAALSLISVTFTEPHERAKAFGVYGGIAGGGAAIGLILGGVLTEFASWRWCLLVNVPISVFAAISAQRIVRESRATGDTSYDLPGAFSATAGLAFLVYGFTKASEAGWSARSTVVCLVLAVVLISAFVVIERRSPAPLLPMRVLLDRNRGGSFLASFLAGVAMFGMFLFLTFYLQITLHYSALKAGFAFLPFSGGIIVAAGIASKVLPRIGARAPMVGGFAAAVVGLLWLTRIGVHTSYVSHVLPSEIVMSLGFGFIFVPMSSTALIGVSHHDAGVASATLNATQQVGGSLGTALLNTIAATATAGYLSAHGHTAAEVAKAQVHGYTTGFMVSSALLALAGLAVAIFVTATRDTIPALDPALAAG
- a CDS encoding TetR/AcrR family transcriptional regulator codes for the protein MAAPPLTTHPALSPPSGARAQAREGAILGAALELLLEVGYDRMTIDAVAERARASKATIYRHFPDKAAIVAAAIGCEQAAAAPTVDTGSLRGDLLAYAERAAHSAGVDSGLLAGLMNAARSDEVIAALLNERMWESKQRALREIVERAVERGEVADASGVSLACEVCCAVVLHRLTVVRAKPDAAFRRHLVDDIVVPLLTHRGAPPPPLRHSRTRSSGRAVTGTAAPRTATPEIPSKRSTS